In Oncorhynchus mykiss isolate Arlee chromosome 19, USDA_OmykA_1.1, whole genome shotgun sequence, the sequence gatgaaagaaataaaagctgaaataattaattctctctactaattattctgacatttcacattcttaaaataaagtggtgatcctaactgacctaagacagggaatttttttctagaattgaatgtcaggaattgtgaaaaactgagtttaaatgtatttggcttaggtgtatgtaaacttccaacttcaactgtatatgaaaaatcaacaaaaaaagaCACGCATCAGTGTGAAATGAAGCTCAATTGAATGACCATGGTCTTAACTTTGTTGATTCAGTGAGACCAAAAGAACATAAACTGACAGTAATGTATTGCCTAACTTGATAGCGCCACCAGCCAGCCATACAGTGTATGCCCCATGGTTGGAGGGAGGAATGCATGTTTGAATGACATATGTCCTAACACAATGTAGAATGAGAACAATGTGTAATATGCTTAACGTGGTAGCACcatcagctgtctatacagtTTATGTATTCTCCGTGAGTttggcaacgctaccaaatactaattgagtgtatgtaaacttctgacccactgggaatatgaaagaaataaaagctgaaataaatcactactattattctgacatttcacattcttaaaatacagtgatgatcctaactgacctaagacagggaatttttactcggattaaatgtcaggaattgcgaaacggagtttaaatgtatttggctaaggtttatgtaaacttctgacttcaactgtattctgatcaggtacgacagttgaactaaactcacaAGGTATTCAttcataagttatattcttcaagaatgaatgggtatatataatttaaaagtaaCAATTGATGTAGAAAccgcagattgcccctttaatgcaCATTGACGAGGGGGTTGCCGAGAATTAACTAACTTGCCACAGCTGCCTGCATttcatattacagtatatctacacaGTCTCAAAGCAAGTACTGTGTAATGACAGTACAAAACATAACATTGATTATACTGTAAAGTTAATACTACCGTAATCATAATTAATGAAATAATTTACTGTAAATACAagggattggtgcaagcaggttggctgctaggtAGTGTTTAAAAATTACAGCATATAATTAATATTTGATGTCTTATAACGCTTCTGGAAGCTTCCAAACTGGCAGCGACTACAGGGGAAAGCAAAATGCTCAACCGTTTAAGACTTGCCCCACTCCAACCTGTCCCCTATACATTTTAAATTGATGGGGAACTATAACCACATAGGAGTTAAATTGGTACAGCACTCTCACTCACGGGTGCACtatagcctcttacaaggcacgcctgaaaatatgtcaataagccagaaacaaataaaacatttggcACTCCCAACTATACAGCACGGTATTCTGTGGGgtggaattacagtaccattcaaaatacAGCAATTTTTTCCCCACAATTTACTGTATGCTTCAGTAAAACATTTGAGCAGTTTACAGTTGATAATACCCAAAATTGCCATATGAATTAGTTTCACGTTACAGTGTACCTCTGCTTTGTCAAACAGGTGAGCAGAACTTACACATTATCAGTGAAACCAGGAATACGGCTGAGCTCCACGACTAACCAGGAGACAACGGATAGTGGGAGGAGATCAAGGGAAACAGTTGCAAAGACTACCGGAATGTTGTCACCAATGGTTACATGGGTGAGTCACACTTCACTGAACTTCAAAATGAGaagaaacatgttttttttaatggttcTGTTGATCATACAGTGATTTATTTCATACACCAGATTGCACAACAAATTACATTTCTCTTGTATATACAGTTGGTGATTCTGTTGGAtcaatgcaaaaaaataaaacctGACCTAGAAGTCTAGAATTTTCCAGACATTTACCGGATTTGATCCGAATGGGGACTGTGTGCACACTAAGGAGAGCCCTTACGgagctgaggagtggcttctcaTGGTGGACGAGAATGACCAGAGGTATGAGAGAGGGGTCATCATCAAGAACAAACATTCTGGAAGGTTAAAGGCTGTCCATAATGGCTGCTTTGTTGGACTAACATCGTACACTGAAGACTGAAAATGGTACTTAGAATAATGAGTACATTGAAAACCAAAAAGATTCAAATGAAAATAAAAGCCAACTTGTTCAAAGTATGTTTTTGTGTGAATATTCTTGTTACAAAAATTATGGGGTTCTATTGATGGGAATATTGAGACAACAGAAATTAATGAAAATATTAATTTTTTGGCCAAAACTAGAATCTCTTCCTCTTGAGGATCTCCGGTTTCCAGTTGATTGGGTGGCTTTCCTCGgtctgaaataaataaaaaataaaatctcaCCCTAGTCAGAAACAAGAACTTATGAAGTACTCAAAGGAATCCTTCAGTTTCATTAGCTTAGCAATGTTTTAGTGACTGTCATTTTTCCTGATTGAATAAACATCCACAATGaggtagtaaaaaaaaaaaatcaaaatccACTATTGAATCACATCTCAAAACAAAAACTCATGTAGATATACAGCACGGGATGAAACTCTCTCTTACCGCGGTGTCGTCCTCTTTGTACACCTTGATGGTCTTGTCAGCCTCGGCCGTGATCAGCCTGCTCTCTGAGTGGTCGAACATGCAGGCGAAGATCCCCGATTCGCTGTCCAGCGAGCCGGGCTGCACGGCGGCGTGGATACGCTGGAAGTTGTAGCCCGTCCGCCAGTCCCACAGGTGAATGGTGCCGTTGTCAGCTAACGGAGACAATAAGAAGCTGTTAGGTTTAGCTGtatcctggaatgcatttcagttaccaggtgtgccttgttaagagttaatttgtggaatttatttccttcttaatgggtttgagccaatcagtcgtgttgtgacaaggttggggtggtatacagaaaatagccatatttggtaaaagaccaagtccatattatggcaaaaacagctcaaataagcaaagagaaacatccATCATTACGTTAAGACATGATGGTCAATCAATagagaaaatgtcaagaactttgaaagtttcttcaagtgcagtagcaaaaaccatcaagcgctatgttgaaattggctctcatgaggaccccgCCAAagcaaaggaagacccagagttacctctgctgcagagattaagttcattagagttaccagcatcagaaattggcaattaactgcacctcagattgcacccCAAATGAATGCttcggagttcaagtaacagacacatcaacataaactgttccgaggagactgcgtgagtcaggccttcacagtcaaattgctacaaagaaaccactactaaaggacaccaagaagaagacttgcttgcgtcaagaaacaagagcaatggacattagaccagtgcaAATTTGtattttggtctggagtccaattttgagatttttggttccaactgccgtgtctttgtgagaggcagagtaagtgaacggatgatctccgtatgtgtggttccgaccgtgaagcatggaagaggtggtgtgatggtgctttgctggtgacactgtctgatttatttagaattcaaggcacacttaaccagcatggctaccacagcattctgatacgccatcccatctggtttgtgcttagagggactatcatttgtttttcaacagcagtgacccaatacacctccaggctgtgtaagggctatttgaccaagaaggagagtgatggagtgctgcataagaTGACGTGGCATCTACAATCACCCGActacatcccaaaccatctcaattgggttgagttggaccgcagagtgaaggaaaagcagccaacaagtacttaGTATGtgcgggaactccttcaagactgttggaaaaacattccaggtggagctggttgagagaatgccaagagtacgcaaagctgtcctcaagggtggatactttgaagaatctagaatatatttggatttgtttaacactttttggttactacatgattccatatgtgttatttcatagtgtgacgtcttcactattattctacaatgtaggaaaaaattatggaatgtgtaggtgtgtccaaactttcgactggtactggAGATCAAAACATTGGTATAGATATAGGGCTAGGACCTAGACACGGCTGCCTATAGGATGTCCTATTACTTAGTCATTCCAATATCTTCGCTTCCAGCCTCTTCCGCTATCACttcttttttgtttgttgccCATCTTTAGTAATGCGCCTTCAAAGCAACAATGCCCTTCAATGTACTATGACTAGAAATAATCTGAcccaatcagcatgacagaggcTCAAAACTGTCTATTTCAATAGCAACATATATACAAGGCCCAGTTGGAAAAAGCAAAGGGCGTTTTCATACCTCCCGATACCAGCACGCCGTCCGAGTTGACTGCCATTGCGTTGATGATGGCGTTGTGTCCAGAGAGGTTCTGGATGAAGTTGCCGTCGGGGAACGTCCACTGCTTGATGTTGTCGGCAGAGCCAGAGGCTAAGGTATACCTGTAATGTGCAGCCAACCAATGGTTCAGtgtcaaaataaaaaatacaaaacgcACAAATAAAGTGAGCGACCCTATTAGCTATCAATCCTATCATTTACTACAACTAGGTAATAGAAGTTGACCAACTTGGGTGTGACATATGCATCAATACTAGCTACGTATGAGGAATTGACATACTGTCTGGGATGTAAGGCCAGTGCTCTGACAGACTTCTTGTGGTTGGTGAGAGTGGCTCTGGTCTTCCCAGCTATCAGATCCCATAGCCTGATGGTGGAGTCGTGGCTCCCTGGAACAGAAAAGAGCAGGGTTCAGAAGGTCACGCCGTAGCAAAACGTCTTGAAACGAACAAAACGCtgtgttcttattggacaagttcaagtGGTATCTCCTATTTTCTCCCTACCAGAACATGACCCAGGAGAAAAGGTCAAAATTCAGATGTCTCTTCGCGCCAGCTCataatagaacataacaatataATAAGCCATTGATGGTACTTTGCAGTGAGTCAACTAGACAATATATGAACACAGCTTGGCAAAGCAGTTGTAACGTATCCGCCCGTACCTGTGATGATCTGAGGTTCGGCGGCCTGGCATCTGACTGTGGccactgtgttggtgtgtccGGACAGGGTGTGCACGTTGGCTTTGCTCCTGATATCCCACACCTATAAACGCACAGATTTCATATTGAAGTCCCAATACATTCCAAAATGTTCCACTAAAAATAAAGTTTTTGAAAGTCAAGACAACTAGTCATTAGCAACACTTACCCTAGCCGTGGCATCTCGACTGCATGTGACCAGCACGTCGATGGTTGGGTGCAGGTCCAAGTCGTACACGGCGCTGAGGTGGCCGTGATAGTGCCTGATCACCTAAGAACAGCAATCATAATTGGAAAAACAATATGGCATTGAAACTTGTAGTAGAGCAGAAATTAGTGGGCGTAACTATACTAAATACTTAACTAAATAATAATGGTCCTACAGTCCATTCAAACACAACATATAAAGTAAAGCAGAAATGAAAGGGTACTAGTGCAGCACCTTGTTGTACTCCAGATCCCAGCACTTGACCTGCTTGTCCTCACCGCAGGAGAACAGGTAGGGACTCCGGGTGCTCACGGCCACGCCGCGCACCGTGCTGATGTGTCCCGTAAGGGAAAGCTTTAGCTTCCCACTGGCCAGGTCCCAGATCTGTCAGGAGAAGAAGAAACAATGGGGATTTGACATCACGATCAAACTTATAGCTGATCCATTACGAGATACATGACTAAATGCCACCATTTGATAGACATTGAATAGATCAAATGGGTGCCCCAATACCCTTGTCACTTATTATTCTCATATCTACGAGTGATGATAGTGGTAAAAACGCAGCCCCTCATCCctcctgtcagtcacacacactgatTAAACAAAGGACTTAATCTtcctttaaagctgcaatatgtaactttttggcgaCTCGACCAAATGCACATAGAAAAACGTGTTATAGATTTTTCATTGAAAGCAAGTTGAAGAAGCAGTATATCTATTCTGTGTGTgccatttctatgcttcccgttcctaagtttcatttttgcgtcttttacttttgtACACCCGCTTCAAACAGCCGTTTCGAAGCTATAgatctcccggtctctctctgtACTCACCTTAATGGTTCTGTCGCCAGCGCCGGTCACAAACCACTGGTTGCCGGGCTCTACGGCAATGGACCTCACCCAGCCAAGATGACCACTGATGACCTGGAAGGGATAAAGCAAACCTGTATCAGCTACCACACAAAACAGGGGGCAAGCCAATTCCCCCGAAGGCATCTGAAACGCATAGGCCCTACATAAAAGATATTCTAAGATTATGGTAGTACGTTTGAAGGACTAGGGACAGTTCCTCACAAAACATCAACCTTTGGTAAGTGTGCCAAGTGCTTTGATAAAGTGTGTGCACTGTAGAGCAAGTAAGTGTATTCAGATGCTCCTGCCGTGACAAAATAATGTCCTTACCCGAAACAACTTCCACGGCGCATGCCACTGGGGCTTGGGCATAGTGGGGGCTTTTCTGGCAATGAGGGAAGAGTTTTTGGTGCCGCCTCCTTCCAAAAGAGACTAGAAAGAAGACAGAAAATGATTATTCGAAGTGGTAGCATTAGATCATACAAGGCTGTTGTCACATTAGTGGAATGTTGGTGCAGAAATACATGCGAAGTGTTAGCAGACACAAAAAGGTGTGTAGGACTAATAATACGTATCGGAGAGCGTTACCCACCATAGCGTGTGAGTGAGGAGCGTGAGACCTCTCTGCCCCCACTGCGAGTTTGTGGATGTCCCCAACACTGGCTGCTGTGCGACTGGCGTCCAGCCTGCAATTACACAAAAAAACTGAATGGATGCTGGATACCTAAAAGTACACTCATACGATAGGCAAACCCGATTGGGGTCTCGTGTTGACTGGATACAATAACCCTTCGCTTATTTCTCTAAGATCAGGGGGTCTGTACAGACGGTTGTAGTGCTATAGAATTACAGAAGAATTGTGTCAAACAGATGAATGTCTGACGTGAACTACCGAATTATGTTTGTTCTAGTGTCTTTTCACTTCAACAAATCTACCGGGCATCATCTGAAGTAAGTACCTGGCTTGTGATGGTGGCAGGGCAAGAGCCATGGCATGAACTCCCCCCTCACTGGGGTTCCTATGTATCTGAGTGTCCGCCGTCAGAGCCACCCCTGAGGATGACAATAGACAGCATTATAAAAGTGATGTAACACCCCCCCGAGGGCACAATATGAATGAATGTGGTTTTACTTGCAACAGTAGCATTGGTATTGAGGTTATACCAGAGGGAGGGGTTCTCCAAGTCTGGTCCTGGAGAGATAATGGGTGTGAAGGTTTTGGTTCGTGGCCAATCATTTAACACACCAGATTCAAATAATTCCTGATCTTCAGCCATGAtttgttgaatcaggtgtgttaggaTAGGGCTGGAACGAAAGCCTGCACCCCAAGAACCTCTCCAGGAAAAGAGTAAGGGATCCCTGGGTAAGACTGTTGTAATTACCAGGTCCTGAGGGGTATGCGTGGGTCCCAGTGATCAAGTACTCTGGATCATCAACTGGAAGACCAGAGAGTTGTAATGAGAAATACTTGGAAATATTGACTTGTAATAGCGCTCATTCGTTGCCTGTGAAAACAATACTGATTTGTCAATGATTGACGTTGACGTGATGGCATTCTTACCGGGTTGGAGATAGTTCTGATTGGCAGGCATGTTGGATCCCAGTGGTCTGTCTTTGCCCTCTTTCAGAACGGGCATGTGTAGAACGGCACTGTAGTCTGCCCTGAGCTTCGCTGCCATCTTCACCTTGTGACTTACGAAGGGAAACCCTAGTTAACTCAATTGAACACATCAGGCTGaaagtagggctgggcgatacgGCCTAAAAAATGATGTCTTGATCTTTTCAAATGTATAGGTGAttcacaatatacagtaccagtca encodes:
- the LOC110497451 gene encoding pleiotropic regulator 1, with amino-acid sequence MTEDVQKHSVHTLVFRSLKRTHDMFVADHAKPVSLDETSHKVKMAAKLRADYSAVLHMPVLKEGKDRPLGSNMPANQNYLQPVDDPEYLITGTHAYPSGPGVALTADTQIHRNPSEGGVHAMALALPPSQARLDASRTAASVGDIHKLAVGAERSHAPHSHAMSLLEGGGTKNSSLIARKAPTMPKPQWHAPWKLFRVISGHLGWVRSIAVEPGNQWFVTGAGDRTIKIWDLASGKLKLSLTGHISTVRGVAVSTRSPYLFSCGEDKQVKCWDLEYNKVIRHYHGHLSAVYDLDLHPTIDVLVTCSRDATARVWDIRSKANVHTLSGHTNTVATVRCQAAEPQIITGSHDSTIRLWDLIAGKTRATLTNHKKSVRALALHPRQYTLASGSADNIKQWTFPDGNFIQNLSGHNAIINAMAVNSDGVLVSGADNGTIHLWDWRTGYNFQRIHAAVQPGSLDSESGIFACMFDHSESRLITAEADKTIKVYKEDDTATEESHPINWKPEILKRKRF